The proteins below come from a single Chryseobacterium nepalense genomic window:
- a CDS encoding serine hydrolase domain-containing protein, with protein sequence MTILIYFVTFIVIAAVLFYLLGYSYIFNGISKTYLKGKMSAHIDDGKFFSYNLIAAGNPVPWEKHPEYNKTPLPKNIVDDLIHSNTASFLVVKNGKIIHEQYWNGYNALSKTNSFSMAKAVTVMLLGKAIEEGKINSIDNKFSDYFDEFRNKEFTESLTLRNLAQMESGLNWEENYKNPFLPNAKAYYGRSLIKATFSRKFKQHPGEKFEYQSGSTQLLGFAVKKAVSQTLASYLSEKIWTPLGMEQNAEWSTDESGMEKTYCCIHATAKDFAKLGQLFLNDGKAGDQQILNPDFINQMRTPTKKSEEIYGMGFWINDDNPIKHYYFLGLQGQYIIMVPEHNMVIVKTGSYNNLPKNDRGRPDQVKFLVNETVQLFAD encoded by the coding sequence ATGACAATTCTTATTTATTTTGTTACATTTATTGTAATTGCCGCAGTACTTTTTTATCTTTTAGGATACAGTTATATTTTTAACGGAATTTCAAAAACCTATCTGAAAGGGAAAATGAGCGCCCATATTGATGATGGCAAATTTTTCTCCTACAATCTGATTGCGGCCGGAAATCCTGTTCCTTGGGAAAAACATCCGGAATACAATAAAACCCCATTACCGAAAAATATAGTTGATGATTTGATTCACTCCAATACTGCTTCTTTTCTTGTTGTAAAAAACGGCAAAATCATCCATGAACAATACTGGAACGGCTACAATGCATTATCAAAAACCAATTCTTTCTCCATGGCAAAAGCAGTTACCGTGATGCTTTTAGGAAAAGCGATTGAAGAAGGGAAAATCAACAGTATTGACAATAAATTTTCTGATTATTTTGATGAATTCAGAAATAAGGAGTTTACAGAAAGTTTGACACTGAGAAATCTGGCACAAATGGAATCCGGACTTAACTGGGAGGAAAACTATAAAAATCCATTTCTGCCAAACGCAAAAGCATATTATGGGAGAAGTCTTATAAAAGCTACCTTTTCAAGAAAATTCAAGCAACATCCCGGAGAAAAGTTTGAATACCAAAGCGGTTCTACCCAACTTTTGGGTTTCGCTGTGAAAAAAGCGGTCAGCCAGACTCTTGCGAGCTATTTATCTGAAAAAATATGGACTCCGCTGGGGATGGAACAAAACGCAGAATGGAGCACCGACGAAAGCGGAATGGAAAAAACCTACTGCTGCATCCACGCTACCGCAAAGGATTTTGCAAAGCTCGGACAGTTATTCCTGAATGACGGAAAAGCAGGAGACCAACAAATCCTGAATCCTGATTTTATTAATCAGATGCGCACCCCGACGAAAAAATCTGAAGAAATTTACGGAATGGGATTCTGGATCAATGATGACAATCCCATTAAACACTATTATTTTTTAGGGCTGCAGGGACAATACATCATCATGGTTCCTGAACACAATATGGTTATCGTAAAAACAGGAAGCTACAACAATCTTCCGAAAAATGACCGGGGAAGACCGGATCAGGTAAAGTTCCTTGTGAATGAAACCGTACAATTATTTGCTGACTAA
- a CDS encoding nucleoside deaminase translates to MFTDEYFMKMALSEAHLALEKDEVPIGCVVVSNNRVIARAHNLTETLNDVTAHAEMQAITSAAHFLGGKYLKNCTLYVTLEPCVMCSGALSWSQISKVVIGARDEQRGFINKHLTLHPKTEIVTGIMENECSSIVKEFFRSKR, encoded by the coding sequence ATGTTTACCGACGAATATTTTATGAAAATGGCGCTCAGCGAAGCGCATCTCGCCCTTGAAAAAGATGAAGTTCCGATTGGCTGTGTGGTGGTTTCCAACAACCGGGTCATTGCAAGAGCACATAACCTCACCGAAACATTGAATGACGTTACTGCCCATGCGGAGATGCAGGCCATTACTTCCGCCGCTCATTTTCTTGGCGGAAAATATCTTAAAAACTGCACGCTGTACGTCACGCTGGAACCCTGTGTAATGTGTTCCGGAGCCCTTTCGTGGTCACAGATCTCAAAAGTAGTAATCGGCGCAAGAGACGAGCAGCGCGGTTTCATCAACAAACATCTTACCCTCCATCCTAAAACGGAAATCGTAACCGGAATTATGGAAAATGAATGCTCTTCTATTGTAAAAGAATTTTTCAGATCAAAGAGATGA
- a CDS encoding type III pantothenate kinase gives MNSIVINVGNSNIRFGLFNEDNCDISWVINTKPYRTADELYVQMLMLYQTYKIQPKEINKIIMGSVVPQLTKIMSSAIRKIHGINPVIVDRNTPSGVQAKSKQMGTDIYANLVAAHNMYPDRKKIVLDFGTALTASCVAEDGETLGVIIAPGIITALNSLISQTAQLPEIELVKPKTVLGLDTVTCMQSGMVYGFLGMVEGFVDRINDEVQDSCFVVATGGVSHVYKPLTDKIHVMDRLHTLKGLYFLGKDL, from the coding sequence ATGAATTCAATAGTAATTAATGTAGGAAACAGCAATATCAGATTCGGTCTTTTTAATGAAGATAACTGCGATATTTCGTGGGTCATCAATACTAAGCCTTACAGAACGGCAGACGAGCTTTATGTTCAGATGCTTATGCTATACCAGACCTATAAAATTCAGCCAAAAGAAATTAATAAGATCATCATGGGTTCTGTAGTGCCTCAGCTCACAAAAATAATGAGTTCGGCCATCAGGAAGATCCATGGGATCAATCCGGTGATTGTCGACAGAAATACTCCATCCGGAGTTCAGGCAAAATCCAAACAGATGGGAACTGATATTTATGCCAATCTGGTAGCGGCCCATAATATGTACCCGGATCGGAAGAAGATTGTGCTGGATTTCGGGACGGCGCTTACAGCAAGCTGTGTTGCTGAAGATGGCGAAACCTTAGGCGTGATTATTGCTCCGGGGATTATTACTGCTCTCAACTCACTCATCAGCCAGACTGCCCAGCTTCCGGAAATTGAGCTGGTGAAACCGAAAACCGTTTTAGGATTGGATACTGTTACCTGTATGCAGAGCGGAATGGTATACGGATTTTTAGGAATGGTGGAAGGTTTTGTAGACAGGATTAATGATGAGGTACAGGATAGTTGTTTTGTAGTAGCTACAGGCGGGGTATCCCATGTTTATAAACCTTTAACGGATAAAATCCATGTGATGGACAGGCTTCATACGCTGAAAGGACTTTATTTTTTAGGAAAAGATCTGTAA
- a CDS encoding pseudouridine synthase: MLEILYRDEHLIAINKPSGLLVHKSFYSGEADTYAIQELKKQIGQKVYPVHRLDRKTSGVLLFTLDRETLRIMSDQFATREVEKKYIAILRGWAKEEETIDYDLVNENEVTQNAVTYYRRLQTSEIDLPFLKHQTSRYCLVEATPETGRFHQLRKHFKHILHPILGCRKHGCNKQNKLWLQTFGISKMTLHAHQLAFNHPISGEKITINATIDNDFKKIGDILNLDLSAYS, translated from the coding sequence ATGCTAGAAATTCTTTACCGAGATGAACATCTTATTGCCATCAATAAACCCAGCGGATTATTGGTTCATAAATCTTTTTATTCCGGAGAAGCGGATACCTATGCCATTCAGGAATTAAAAAAGCAGATCGGGCAAAAAGTGTATCCGGTACACCGTTTAGACCGGAAAACTTCGGGTGTCTTGCTGTTTACTTTGGATAGAGAGACATTGAGAATCATGAGCGATCAGTTTGCCACGCGGGAAGTAGAGAAAAAATATATTGCAATTCTGCGGGGCTGGGCCAAAGAAGAAGAAACCATTGATTATGACTTGGTAAATGAAAATGAAGTGACGCAGAATGCTGTTACCTACTACCGTCGCCTGCAGACTTCGGAAATAGACTTGCCTTTTCTAAAACATCAGACCTCAAGATACTGTCTGGTTGAAGCAACTCCTGAAACAGGAAGGTTCCATCAGTTGAGGAAGCATTTTAAACATATTTTACATCCTATTTTAGGCTGCCGGAAACACGGCTGTAATAAGCAGAATAAGTTGTGGCTTCAGACATTTGGCATCAGCAAAATGACGTTGCATGCCCATCAGCTGGCATTTAATCATCCGATTTCCGGCGAAAAAATAACAATTAATGCTACAATAGATAATGATTTTAAAAAAATTGGAGATATTCTGAATCTGGATTTGAGTGCCTATTCTTAA
- a CDS encoding energy transducer TonB, with the protein MKFLLPYFFFLISSFCFSQQTEDFRLVKQYYNQHRSMLGQEFKKKFDAETNQFHKASIKSDYQLFMQKMDSIENVALTGVLLKTKNLEDLGRLHLIKTNTSSQASAVATVITDKAADYPGGINELRKEVSDLFYLGGVHSEVKTIKTIVAFIVEIDGTITNVEAQGENFTFNRQAEIALYSVPKKFFPAVVNGNPVRYRFRLPLTMKLED; encoded by the coding sequence GTGAAATTCCTGCTTCCATACTTTTTCTTCTTAATTTCTTCTTTTTGTTTTTCCCAGCAGACTGAAGATTTCAGGCTTGTTAAACAATACTACAATCAGCATCGTTCTATGCTGGGACAGGAATTCAAGAAAAAATTTGATGCGGAAACAAACCAATTCCATAAAGCTTCCATAAAAAGCGATTATCAGCTTTTCATGCAGAAAATGGATAGTATAGAAAATGTTGCGCTTACCGGCGTTTTATTAAAAACAAAGAACCTGGAAGATCTGGGAAGACTGCACCTCATAAAAACAAATACATCTTCCCAGGCTTCGGCTGTAGCCACTGTAATTACCGATAAAGCAGCAGACTATCCCGGAGGCATTAATGAACTCAGAAAAGAAGTTTCCGATCTGTTTTATCTGGGAGGTGTTCATTCTGAGGTTAAAACGATTAAAACCATTGTTGCTTTCATTGTAGAAATTGACGGCACGATAACAAATGTTGAAGCACAGGGAGAGAATTTTACTTTTAACAGACAGGCTGAAATTGCCCTATATTCTGTTCCAAAGAAATTTTTCCCGGCTGTTGTCAATGGAAATCCCGTACGATACCGTTTCCGGCTTCCTTTAACAATGAAACTTGAAGATTAA
- a CDS encoding patatin-like phospholipase family protein, translated as MKKTTILSLDGGGIRGIITCIILRYIEEQLQIYDKPGAKLGDYFDFVAGSSTGGLIASIILCPNEHRKAKYSIQKGLELYAEKGGDIFQVSFWERLVNPFGLINEKISQEALEKNLNDFFGSLELKELIKPCLITSYDIENRRAKLFNSWKARINTDNFYVKDVCRATSAAPTYFSPVQIKSLYGQIFSLIDGGMFANNPSLCAYAEARKIPFAEILKDQQKTNHPAVNDMIVISIGTGIESKSYSFRKLEKAGKISWVNPIIDILMSANAETVDYQLCQMFDTLEQQNQKNYYRLNPSLKNASPAMDNVRRSNIENLIQAGLCFIDDNRDILNEIVQKLILHKT; from the coding sequence ATGAAAAAGACAACCATTCTTTCTTTGGACGGGGGCGGAATCAGGGGAATTATCACCTGCATTATTCTGCGTTACATAGAAGAACAGCTGCAGATTTATGATAAGCCGGGAGCCAAACTCGGTGATTATTTTGACTTTGTTGCCGGAAGCAGTACAGGAGGTCTGATTGCATCTATTATTCTATGTCCCAATGAACACCGAAAAGCAAAATATTCCATCCAAAAAGGGCTGGAACTTTATGCTGAAAAAGGTGGCGACATATTTCAGGTTTCTTTTTGGGAAAGGCTGGTCAATCCCTTTGGATTGATTAATGAAAAAATCTCCCAGGAAGCACTTGAAAAAAACCTTAATGACTTTTTTGGAAGTTTAGAATTAAAGGAACTGATAAAACCGTGTTTAATAACGAGCTATGATATCGAAAACAGAAGAGCGAAACTCTTTAACTCCTGGAAAGCCCGGATTAATACAGATAATTTTTATGTAAAAGATGTCTGCAGGGCAACCTCAGCGGCGCCTACATATTTTTCACCGGTTCAGATCAAGTCTTTATATGGACAAATTTTCAGCCTGATTGATGGCGGCATGTTTGCCAATAATCCATCGCTCTGCGCTTATGCGGAAGCCCGGAAAATTCCTTTTGCAGAGATTTTAAAGGATCAACAGAAAACCAATCATCCTGCGGTGAATGATATGATCGTTATCTCCATCGGGACAGGTATTGAGTCAAAATCTTATTCCTTCAGAAAATTGGAAAAGGCAGGAAAGATAAGCTGGGTAAATCCTATCATTGATATCTTAATGTCTGCCAATGCAGAAACAGTAGATTATCAGCTTTGCCAGATGTTTGATACATTGGAACAGCAAAACCAGAAAAACTACTACCGGCTTAATCCCTCATTGAAAAATGCTTCTCCGGCAATGGATAATGTAAGGAGATCCAATATTGAGAATCTGATACAGGCAGGACTCTGCTTTATTGATGATAACCGTGATATCCTGAATGAAATTGTTCAGAAACTGATCTTACACAAAACATAA
- a CDS encoding DUF2589 domain-containing protein: MANLVQELNSLDFSVYIGGPLQAAVKAQHDASISQVNFIKEVGFIPSEEEDEPVALRYVDFNYKKSVPNPDYDPDATTESATERFTTAEVSLKVPFLTMLTIPALRIDEMTIDFNAKLNSVETQNVSSEFSGSASLSAKIWKVKFNASASYKKTSSSTSTTERTYTLGVHVRAVNDELPAGLARVMDMLEDSISAVNY; the protein is encoded by the coding sequence ATGGCAAATTTAGTACAAGAATTAAACAGTTTAGATTTCAGCGTTTACATCGGCGGTCCGTTACAGGCTGCAGTGAAAGCACAGCATGACGCTTCCATTTCACAGGTCAATTTTATTAAAGAAGTAGGTTTTATTCCTTCTGAAGAAGAAGACGAGCCGGTTGCTTTAAGATATGTGGATTTTAATTACAAAAAGTCGGTTCCTAATCCTGATTATGATCCAGATGCTACCACAGAATCGGCAACAGAGCGATTTACTACTGCAGAAGTTAGCCTAAAGGTCCCTTTTCTTACCATGCTTACGATTCCTGCTTTAAGAATTGATGAGATGACCATTGATTTTAACGCTAAACTAAACTCAGTGGAAACCCAAAATGTTTCCAGCGAATTCAGCGGTTCTGCAAGCCTAAGCGCAAAAATCTGGAAGGTGAAGTTTAATGCATCCGCATCGTACAAAAAGACTTCATCCAGCACTTCTACAACCGAAAGAACGTATACTCTGGGAGTTCATGTGAGAGCGGTAAATGACGAATTGCCGGCCGGCCTTGCTAGGGTTATGGATATGTTGGAAGACAGTATTTCCGCAGTTAACTATTAA
- a CDS encoding glycine--tRNA ligase, with translation MAKQEDVFKKVISHAKEYGFIFPSSEIYDGLSAVYDYGQNGAELKNNIKQYWWKAMVQLNENIVGIDSAILMHPTTWKASGHVDAFNDPLIDNKDSKKRFRADVLVEDYCAKIEDKENKEIEKAAKRFGEAFDKDQFVATNPKVLEYRAKREAILSRLAKSLENEDLADVKALIEELEIADPDTGSKNWTEVRQFNLMFGTKLGASADSAMDLYLRPETAQGIFVNFLNVQKTSRHRLPFGIAQIGKAFRNEIVARQFIFRMREFEQMEMQFFVAPGTELEFYEQWKQKRLNWHLALGLGDENYRFHDHEKLAHYANAAADIEFNFPFGFKELEGIHSRTDFDLKAHEKHSGRKLQFFDPERNENYVPYVVETSVGLDRLFLSIFSHCLKDEVLEDGSERTVLSLPPALAPIKAAILPLMKRDGLAEYAEKIFNDLKYDFNLFYEEKDAIGKRYRRQDAIGTPYCITIDHDSLTDHTVTIRDRDTMQQERVPVSELRRIIDEKTNFRNLLSKI, from the coding sequence ATGGCAAAGCAAGAAGATGTTTTCAAGAAAGTGATTTCTCACGCTAAAGAATATGGTTTTATTTTCCCTTCGAGTGAGATCTACGATGGTTTATCCGCTGTTTACGATTATGGTCAAAACGGTGCCGAACTCAAAAATAATATCAAGCAGTACTGGTGGAAAGCCATGGTACAGCTTAATGAAAATATTGTCGGCATTGATTCTGCAATTTTGATGCACCCTACAACATGGAAGGCATCGGGCCACGTAGACGCTTTTAACGATCCGTTGATTGACAATAAAGATTCTAAAAAACGTTTCAGAGCAGACGTTTTAGTAGAAGATTACTGCGCTAAAATTGAAGATAAAGAGAACAAGGAAATTGAAAAAGCAGCCAAAAGATTCGGAGAGGCTTTTGATAAAGATCAGTTTGTGGCTACGAATCCAAAAGTTTTGGAATACAGAGCCAAAAGAGAAGCCATTCTTTCAAGATTAGCAAAATCCTTGGAAAATGAAGACCTTGCCGATGTAAAAGCGTTAATTGAAGAGCTGGAAATTGCCGATCCCGATACCGGTTCTAAAAACTGGACGGAAGTGAGACAATTTAACCTGATGTTCGGGACGAAACTCGGTGCTTCCGCAGATTCTGCGATGGACCTTTATTTAAGACCGGAAACCGCTCAGGGTATTTTCGTGAACTTTTTGAATGTTCAGAAAACATCACGACACAGGCTTCCTTTTGGGATTGCACAGATCGGTAAAGCATTCAGAAATGAGATCGTTGCAAGACAGTTTATTTTCAGAATGCGTGAATTTGAACAGATGGAAATGCAGTTCTTCGTGGCTCCGGGAACAGAATTGGAATTCTACGAACAATGGAAGCAAAAACGTCTGAACTGGCACTTAGCTTTAGGATTAGGTGATGAAAATTACAGATTCCACGATCACGAAAAGCTGGCGCACTATGCGAATGCTGCGGCTGATATTGAGTTTAATTTCCCTTTCGGTTTCAAAGAACTGGAAGGTATCCACTCCAGAACGGATTTCGATTTAAAGGCTCATGAAAAGCATTCAGGAAGAAAATTACAATTCTTCGATCCGGAAAGAAATGAAAACTATGTTCCTTACGTAGTAGAAACTTCTGTAGGTCTGGACAGATTATTCCTTTCCATTTTCTCTCATTGCTTAAAAGACGAAGTATTGGAAGACGGTTCCGAAAGAACAGTTTTATCATTACCACCGGCTTTAGCACCGATTAAAGCTGCTATTCTTCCGTTAATGAAGAGAGATGGTCTGGCAGAATATGCTGAGAAAATTTTCAACGACCTGAAATACGATTTCAACCTGTTCTACGAAGAAAAAGATGCCATCGGAAAACGCTACAGAAGACAGGATGCCATAGGAACGCCTTACTGTATTACGATTGATCACGATTCATTAACTGACCACACCGTAACGATCAGAGACAGGGATACGATGCAGCAGGAACGGGTTCCTGTTTCAGAGTTGAGAAGAATCATTGATGAAAAGACCAACTTCAGAAATTTACTTTCAAAAATATAA
- a CDS encoding Y-family DNA polymerase: MYALVDCNNFFVSCERTLDPALENKPVVVLSNNDGCVVSRSREAKDLGIPMAAPAFKYKELFKEHDVKSFSAKFELYNFKSQQVIEIAKSYVLDYEVYSIDELFLDFTGFKYINIHDYCIEIKNRIGKEANIPVSIGIAPTKTLCKVANRIVKKYPDNFDGVFIMDSPEKIEKALKWLDIGDVWGIGRRLAIKMHDNGVHKAWDLLQKPEMWVRKIMGIHGVRMINELKGIRQLELDAPSPKKSIAVTRSFMEMLTKKEDVRERVETFGMYCSERLRKQNTCCKMVTVFVQTNRFRKDLPEYKNAIRRVLPNPTNSSILIGRVVNELFEAVFKEGFHYKKAGVIVNDFVPEDQRLINLFEEDTQNQHLPVMKAMDAMNKKFGKDKVRLGSMSGENTYGRKQLSPEYEAFLKNNTFTEANFRFH, translated from the coding sequence ATGTATGCTCTGGTAGACTGTAATAATTTCTTTGTTTCCTGCGAACGAACCCTGGATCCGGCGCTTGAAAATAAGCCCGTTGTTGTGCTTTCCAACAACGACGGATGCGTGGTGTCCCGAAGCAGAGAGGCCAAGGATCTGGGCATTCCTATGGCTGCGCCGGCTTTTAAATATAAAGAACTGTTCAAAGAGCATGACGTGAAAAGTTTTTCTGCAAAATTTGAATTATATAATTTTAAAAGCCAGCAGGTTATTGAGATTGCAAAATCATATGTACTGGATTATGAAGTATACAGTATTGATGAGTTATTTTTAGACTTTACAGGGTTTAAATACATCAATATCCATGATTATTGTATTGAAATCAAGAACAGGATCGGGAAGGAAGCGAATATTCCGGTAAGTATTGGCATTGCTCCTACAAAAACTTTATGCAAAGTCGCCAACAGAATTGTAAAAAAATATCCGGATAATTTTGATGGTGTGTTTATAATGGATTCACCCGAAAAAATAGAGAAAGCTTTAAAGTGGTTAGATATTGGAGATGTGTGGGGAATCGGCCGCAGGCTTGCCATAAAGATGCATGATAACGGCGTTCATAAAGCATGGGATTTGCTTCAGAAACCGGAAATGTGGGTGCGTAAAATAATGGGAATTCACGGCGTAAGAATGATCAATGAGCTTAAAGGAATCCGACAGCTGGAACTGGATGCTCCATCTCCGAAAAAATCTATTGCCGTAACCAGAAGCTTTATGGAGATGCTCACCAAAAAGGAAGATGTACGCGAAAGGGTGGAAACCTTCGGGATGTACTGTTCGGAACGATTGCGGAAGCAGAACACATGTTGTAAAATGGTAACGGTTTTTGTACAGACCAACCGTTTCCGAAAAGATTTGCCGGAATACAAAAATGCCATCAGACGGGTTCTTCCCAATCCTACCAATTCTTCTATCTTGATAGGAAGAGTGGTAAATGAACTATTCGAGGCTGTTTTCAAAGAAGGATTTCATTATAAAAAAGCGGGCGTGATCGTTAATGATTTTGTCCCTGAAGACCAGAGATTGATTAACTTATTCGAAGAAGACACCCAAAACCAACATTTACCGGTTATGAAAGCGATGGATGCGATGAATAAGAAATTCGGGAAAGATAAAGTACGACTGGGAAGCATGAGCGGAGAAAATACTTACGGAAGAAAGCAGTTATCCCCGGAATATGAGGCTTTTCTTAAGAACAATACTTTTACGGAAGCCAATTTCAGATTCCATTAG
- a CDS encoding Rid family hydrolase, with protein MTTKEFKTFNMPWEAVYGYVQAVKKGDTVWISGQLGHNMDGVLTDGMENQFRQTFENIGKLLSGFGMTADDVTEEVIYVTDMQQGFEARKVTGKEFYGEACIVASTIVAVSALALPGQMVEIKIVARG; from the coding sequence ATGACTACTAAAGAGTTTAAAACGTTCAATATGCCCTGGGAAGCAGTATATGGATATGTTCAGGCAGTTAAGAAAGGAGACACGGTATGGATTTCAGGTCAGCTAGGTCATAATATGGACGGCGTACTTACTGACGGTATGGAAAATCAGTTCAGGCAGACTTTTGAGAACATTGGAAAACTACTTTCCGGGTTTGGAATGACTGCAGATGATGTAACGGAAGAAGTTATTTATGTGACGGACATGCAGCAGGGCTTCGAGGCAAGAAAAGTTACCGGAAAAGAATTTTATGGTGAAGCATGTATAGTTGCCAGTACAATAGTCGCTGTAAGTGCGCTTGCTTTGCCCGGACAGATGGTAGAAATTAAAATTGTAGCAAGAGGCTAG
- a CDS encoding M15 family metallopeptidase — protein sequence MDKVTLQRIEKLHPFVREEVKQIIKDCNEALTGRAKVRITQGLRSFEEQEKLYAIGRITSGKKVTNAKAGQSIHNYGLAVDICMMIDGKTASWDTAKDWDNDKVADWYECVKIFAKYGWEWGGNWKTFKDLPHFEKKEILTEKGIIKTSWRKLIKMKRDKEDYVAF from the coding sequence ATGGATAAAGTAACATTACAAAGAATTGAAAAACTCCATCCTTTCGTGCGGGAAGAAGTAAAACAGATTATTAAAGATTGCAATGAGGCCTTAACCGGGAGAGCAAAAGTAAGAATTACGCAAGGGCTGAGAAGTTTTGAAGAACAGGAAAAACTCTACGCCATTGGAAGAATTACCTCAGGAAAAAAAGTGACCAATGCCAAAGCCGGACAAAGCATTCACAATTACGGACTGGCCGTTGACATCTGTATGATGATTGATGGTAAAACAGCCAGCTGGGATACAGCCAAAGACTGGGATAATGACAAGGTAGCCGATTGGTACGAATGTGTGAAAATTTTTGCTAAATACGGCTGGGAGTGGGGTGGTAACTGGAAGACCTTCAAAGATCTCCCACACTTTGAAAAAAAAGAAATTCTTACCGAAAAAGGAATTATAAAAACAAGCTGGCGAAAACTCATTAAAATGAAGCGCGATAAAGAGGACTATGTGGCATTTTAA
- a CDS encoding helix-turn-helix transcriptional regulator — protein MKKDFYLTRYALIIKRLESSPATYPQLEDYLLNSFEFQDAGIKSYSIRTLQRDIREISDLFNLSIHNKKKGDNRYYIESRPIMEVDEYNQKLLESFQVSNALNLHPDFSDFIFFESRKPTGVEHFYDLFFAIRNKRIVSFEHYNYKNKLMTSRKVHPLALKESKDRWYLIAIDTKDKMLKSFGLDRINYLDVNDKQFKEKYKYNFREHFKNAFGVMNLTAQNPQKIVLKCSRHQGEYIKSFPLHQSQKEIKETPEEIYFEFFLHPTYDFMQEILSYGKEVQVLEPKILVDEIRNHLQESLNSYLKE, from the coding sequence ATGAAAAAAGATTTTTACCTGACAAGATATGCTTTGATCATTAAAAGATTAGAAAGCTCTCCTGCTACTTATCCTCAACTGGAAGACTATCTGCTCAATTCTTTTGAATTTCAGGATGCAGGAATCAAAAGCTATTCGATACGGACTCTACAGCGGGATATAAGGGAAATTTCCGATCTGTTTAACCTTTCCATTCACAACAAGAAGAAAGGTGACAACAGATATTATATTGAGAGCCGCCCGATCATGGAAGTGGATGAATACAACCAGAAATTACTTGAATCTTTCCAAGTAAGCAATGCTCTGAATCTTCATCCGGATTTTTCAGATTTTATCTTTTTTGAAAGCAGAAAGCCTACAGGAGTTGAGCATTTTTATGATCTGTTTTTTGCCATCAGAAATAAAAGAATCGTTTCTTTTGAGCATTATAATTATAAAAATAAACTGATGACTTCAAGAAAGGTACACCCGCTGGCATTAAAAGAATCTAAAGACCGGTGGTACCTCATTGCCATTGACACAAAGGATAAAATGCTGAAATCTTTCGGGCTGGACAGGATTAATTATCTTGATGTGAATGATAAACAATTTAAAGAAAAGTACAAATATAACTTCAGGGAACATTTTAAAAATGCTTTCGGGGTTATGAATCTTACTGCACAGAATCCTCAGAAGATTGTTCTGAAATGCAGCAGACATCAGGGCGAGTACATCAAAAGTTTTCCGCTTCACCAATCCCAGAAAGAAATAAAGGAAACGCCGGAAGAAATCTATTTTGAATTCTTTCTTCATCCTACCTATGATTTTATGCAGGAAATTTTATCGTACGGAAAAGAAGTTCAGGTTTTAGAACCGAAGATTTTAGTTGATGAAATACGCAACCATCTGCAGGAGTCCCTGAACAGCTATCTGAAAGAGTAA